From Glycine soja cultivar W05 chromosome 4, ASM419377v2, whole genome shotgun sequence, the proteins below share one genomic window:
- the LOC114410197 gene encoding protein stum-like isoform X1 codes for MEDAVDATATLDYVSIQIFPNQNRYEAFVCKGKQSDKVAAGHLEHLLPHLPAINDLYAEGFDTNFDLKLPENLHGAEWFSKATVQRFLHFVSSPDLIHAISSILDEMSQLEDSKKFHVSLYGKGNQDHLESGEKDGTYSSHGEAPTSKPEVNIVSSDASKNELLRAMDLRLTALSEKLVETFNKATGATCSPEDLSYLGKFSQHFDATNIEHSLCKFIELTQKSQDVGPLSKETTLHSCDVTKDDANKAVKTLQIAKPLPSDTPVKYGVSPAKAAQVERHSSTESEESSKSSDEDQRSAERSRSLVRSATPRRSASPMRRVQIGKAGPRRAAALTIKSLNYFPGRERPISFRDAAENDFEGEVFELPNKKSEIDVKRITVQDAISLFESKQRDQTTDVQKRKSLVDVSVSTNKSVLRRWSAGMGETSVQDQAEHVPEDPVPVTSNDVVHAEAPTNSEVGVVSDFITESHNNNDNTDPDVKPERQENIGSFAADNPDETNPTVKGETNKKLAASEEWNQRKQEEFNQILKKMVESKPVLFGKSKPSRNQNISFEQRGGSYDNYKEKRDAKLRGAKAGKQVEKEAQFQQMQQLLDKRKVEMPKSVSASKKSSPRMPQNSLRKSTPPANSTKETSKPLTTKKISSRTSPMPATRKSWSATPSPRAAGTSPAKVRGGISSANTTPTRRKPVSTTSVPQPTSQREKSMPWNRNEKETQTNNARSLKSMDEKRQPAVPNKNKAIKAKVTKASEEASVPSKTNIGNKGTKKSSVVPLESKPFLRKGSRMGHGTADLNKKKGPPKMDKSQRESADLIEDQESELVVNASDLVSQHSDGDTVTPIHQNAATEPDPQIHNQLQCSETENLDQNPTDGEVLTYTEESSLNIRNEESTISPSAWVETEEDLEMPKPCEDDTFQSVSLANAAPVGSASPRVRHSLSQMLQEESSEPDTCEWGNAENPPAMIYQKDAPKGFKRLLKFARKSKGDAGSTGWSSPSVFSEGEDDAEEFKNSNKRNADNLLRKAALNVKSYGQPKNSVHEGYERNLDFCHAAGRDDGKGSHKMQDGRDLGAGSTTRASRSFFSLSAFRGSKPSESKFH; via the exons ATGGAGGACGCGGTAGATGCTACAGCAACTTTGGATTATGTTTCAATTCAGATTTTTCCTAACCAAAACAG GTATGAGGCATTTGTCTGTAAGGGGAAACAATCTGATAAAGTGGCAGCTGGACATTTGGAACATTTGTTGCCTCATTTACCTGCAATAAATGATTTGTATGCTGAAGGATTTGATACAAACTTTGATCTTAAATTACCAGAAAATCTGCATGGTGCTGAATGGTTTTCCAAAGCAACTGTTCAAAG GTTCCTTCATTTTGTTAGTTCACCGGATTTGATACATGCCATCAGCAGTATCCTGGATGAGATGTCTCAGTTGGAGGATTCAAAGAAATTTCATGTTTCTTTGTATGGGAAG GGCAATCAGGATCATCTTGAAAGTGGGGAAAAAG ATGGTACTTATAGCTCTCATGGTGAAGCACCAACCTCCAAA CCTGAAGTTAACATTGTGTCATCCGATGCTTCAAA GAATGAATTGTTACGAGCAATGGATCTAAGACTAACAGCTTTGAGCGAGAAGTTAGTTGAAACTTTTAACAAGGCCACTGGTGCTACATGCTCCCCTGAAGATCTGAGTTATTTAGGAAAATTTTCTCAACATTTTGATGCCACTAATATAGA GCATTCTTTATGCAAGTTTATAGAACTTACCCAAAAGAGCCAGGATGTTGGTCCCCTGAGCAAAGAAACAACCTTGCACTCATGTGATGTGACCAAAGATGATGCAAACAAGGCCGTCAAAACCCTGCAGATTGCAAAACCATTACCTTCAGATACACCAGTTAAGTATGGTGTTTCACCAGCAAAAGCGGCCCAAGTTGAGAGACACAGTTCAACAGAAAGTGAGGAATCTTCTAAATCTAGTGATGAGGATCAAAGATCTGCCGAGAGAAGTCGTTCTCTAGTAAGATCTGCAACACCCAGAAGGTCAGCATCCCCAATGCGAAGGGTTCAAATAGGAAAAGCTGGACCCCGCAGAGCCGCTGCATTAACTATCAAGAGCCTCAATTATTTTCCTGGCAGAGAGAGGCCAATATCGTTTAGAGATGCTGCTGAAAATGACTTTGAAGGGGAAGTATTTGAACTGCCCAATAAAAAGTCAGAAATTGATGTCAAGAGGATAACTGTACAAGATGCCATCAGTCTTTTTGAAAGCAAACAGCGGGATCAAACTACAGATGTTCAGAAGAGGAAGTCATTAGTAGATGTTTCTGTTAGTACAAATAAATCTGTATTGAGAAGATGGAGTGCTGGTATGGGGGAAACCTCTGTTCAAGACCAGGCAGAACATGTTCCTGAAGATCCTGTTCCAGTGACTTCTAATGATGTGGTACATGCTGAGGCTCCTACAAATTCAGAAGTAGGAGTGGTGTCTGATTTTATTACCGAAAGTCacaataataatgataacaCTGATCCCGACGTAAAACCAGAAAGACAGGAAAATATAGGTTCTTTTGCTGCAGATAATCCAGATGAAACCAACCCAACAGTGAAAGGGGAAACTAACAAAAAGTTAGCAGCATCAGAAGAGTGGAATCAACGAAAGCAAGAAGAGTTCAaccaaattcttaaaaaaatggtcGAAAGCAAACCTGTTTTATTTGGGAAGTCCAAGCCCAGCAGAAACCAGAATATTTCATTTGAGCAGAGAGGAGGGTCTTATGATAATTATAAGGAAAAACGTGATGCAAAACTTCGAGGAGCAAAGGCTGGAAAACAAGTAGAAAAAGAAGCACAATTTCAACAAATGCAGCAACTACTCGATAAGAGGAAAGTTGAAATGCCCAAAAGTGTGAGTGCAAGTAAAAAAAGTTCTCCAAGGATGCCCCAAAATTCTCTTAGAAAATCAACTCCACCTGCAAATTCCACAAAGGAAACCTCTAAACCTTTAACTACGAAAAAAATATCATCTAGAACATCACCCATGCCTGCTACACGTAAGTCTTGGTCAGCAACACCTTCACCAAGGGCAGCTGGGACATCCCCTGCCAAAGTGCGTGGTGGAATTTCATCAGCTAACACCACCCCAACACGTCGTAAGCCAGTGTCAACAACATCTGTTCCCCAACCAACCTCCCAAAGGGAAAAATCTATGCCCTGGAACAGAAATGAGAAAGAAACTCAGACCAATAATGCCAGGAGCCTCAAAAGCATGGATGAGAAGCGGCAGCCAGCTGTCCCGAACAAGAACAAGGCAATCAAAGCAAAAGTGACGAAAGCTTCTGAAGAAGCCTCTGTTCCTTCAAAGACTAACATTGGTAACAAGGGAACCAAGAAAAGCAGTGTGGTGCCATTGGAATCGAAACCATTTCTACGCAAGGGTTCTCGAATGGGGCATGGAACTGCTGATCTTAACAAGAAAAAAGGTCCTCCTAAGATGGACAAATCTCAGAGAGAGAGTGCAGATCTTATTGAAGATCAAGAAAGTGAGTTGGTTGTCAATGCTTCTGACTTGGTCAGTCAGCATTCAGATGGGGACACAGTGACACCTATTCATCAGAATGCTGCTACAGAACCAGACCCACAGATACATAACCAACTGCAATGCAGTGAGACAGAAAACTTAGACCAAAATCCTACAGATGGTGAGGTCTTAACATACACAGAAGAGTCTTCCTTAAATATAAGGAATGAAGAATCAACCATATCACCTTCTGCCTGGGTGGAGACAGAAGAGGATCTGGAAATGCCCAAGCCATGTGAGGATGACACATTTCAGTCTGTATCTCTAGCCAATGCTGCTCCAGTGGGATCAGCTAGTCCTCGTGTTCGTCATTCTCTGTCACAGATGCTGCAAGAAGAAAGTAGTGAACCTGACACATGTGAGTGGGGAAATGCTGAGAATCCTCCTGCCATGATATACCAAAAAGATGCACCCAAAGGTTTTAaaagactcttgaaatttgctCGGAAGAGCAAGGGCGATGCAGGTTCCACTGGCTGGTCTAGCCCGTCTGTTTTTTCTGAAGGAGAGGATGATGCTGAGGaatttaaaaattctaataaaaggAATGCTGACAATCTACTGAGAAAGGCCGCACTCAATGTGAAAAGCTATGGACAACCAAAAAATTCAGTACATGAAGGATATGAAAGAAATTTAG ATTTTTGCCATGCTGCAGGCAGAGATGATGGCAAGGGTTCTCACAAGATGCAAGACGGGCGTGATTTAGGTGCTGGTTCAACCACAAGAG CGTCAAGGTCATTCTTTTCTCTTTCAGCTTTTAGGGGAAGCAAGCCCTCCGAGTCAAAGTTTCATTAG
- the LOC114410197 gene encoding protein stum-like isoform X2, with protein MEDAVDATATLDYVSIQIFPNQNRYEAFVCKGKQSDKVAAGHLEHLLPHLPAINDLYAEGFDTNFDLKLPENLHGAEWFSKATVQRFLHFVSSPDLIHAISSILDEMSQLEDSKKFHVSLYGKGNQDHLESGEKDGTYSSHGEAPTSKPEVNIVSSDASKNELLRAMDLRLTALSEKLVETFNKATGATCSPEDLSYLGKFSQHFDATNIEHSLCKFIELTQKSQDVGPLSKETTLHSCDVTKDDANKAVKTLQIAKPLPSDTPVKYGVSPAKAAQVERHSSTESEESSKSSDEDQRSAERSRSLVRSATPRRSASPMRRVQIGKAGPRRAAALTIKSLNYFPGRERPISFRDAAENDFEGEVFELPNKKSEIDVKRITVQDAISLFESKQRDQTTDVQKRKSLVDVSVSTNKSVLRRWSAGMGETSVQDQAEHVPEDPVPVTSNDVVHAEAPTNSEVGVVSDFITESHNNNDNTDPDVKPERQENIGSFAADNPDETNPTVKGETNKKLAASEEWNQRKQEEFNQILKKMVESKPVLFGKSKPSRNQNISFEQRGGSYDNYKEKRDAKLRGAKAGKQVEKEAQFQQMQQLLDKRKVEMPKSVSASKKSSPRMPQNSLRKSTPPANSTKETSKPLTTKKISSRTSPMPATRKSWSATPSPRAAGTSPAKVRGGISSANTTPTRRKPVSTTSVPQPTSQREKSMPWNRNEKETQTNNARSLKSMDEKRQPAVPNKNKAIKAKVTKASEEASVPSKTNIGNKGTKKSSVVPLESKPFLRKGSRMGHGTADLNKKKGPPKMDKSQRESADLIEDQESELVVNASDLVSQHSDGDTVTPIHQNAATEPDPQIHNQLQCSETENLDQNPTDGEVLTYTEESSLNIRNEESTISPSAWVETEEDLEMPKPCEDDTFQSVSLANAAPVGSASPRVRHSLSQMLQEESSEPDTCEWGNAENPPAMIYQKDAPKGFKRLLKFARKSKGDAGSTGWSSPSVFSEGEDDAEEFKNSNKRNADNLLRKAALNVKSYGQPKNSVHEGYERNLGRDDGKGSHKMQDGRDLGAGSTTRASRSFFSLSAFRGSKPSESKFH; from the exons ATGGAGGACGCGGTAGATGCTACAGCAACTTTGGATTATGTTTCAATTCAGATTTTTCCTAACCAAAACAG GTATGAGGCATTTGTCTGTAAGGGGAAACAATCTGATAAAGTGGCAGCTGGACATTTGGAACATTTGTTGCCTCATTTACCTGCAATAAATGATTTGTATGCTGAAGGATTTGATACAAACTTTGATCTTAAATTACCAGAAAATCTGCATGGTGCTGAATGGTTTTCCAAAGCAACTGTTCAAAG GTTCCTTCATTTTGTTAGTTCACCGGATTTGATACATGCCATCAGCAGTATCCTGGATGAGATGTCTCAGTTGGAGGATTCAAAGAAATTTCATGTTTCTTTGTATGGGAAG GGCAATCAGGATCATCTTGAAAGTGGGGAAAAAG ATGGTACTTATAGCTCTCATGGTGAAGCACCAACCTCCAAA CCTGAAGTTAACATTGTGTCATCCGATGCTTCAAA GAATGAATTGTTACGAGCAATGGATCTAAGACTAACAGCTTTGAGCGAGAAGTTAGTTGAAACTTTTAACAAGGCCACTGGTGCTACATGCTCCCCTGAAGATCTGAGTTATTTAGGAAAATTTTCTCAACATTTTGATGCCACTAATATAGA GCATTCTTTATGCAAGTTTATAGAACTTACCCAAAAGAGCCAGGATGTTGGTCCCCTGAGCAAAGAAACAACCTTGCACTCATGTGATGTGACCAAAGATGATGCAAACAAGGCCGTCAAAACCCTGCAGATTGCAAAACCATTACCTTCAGATACACCAGTTAAGTATGGTGTTTCACCAGCAAAAGCGGCCCAAGTTGAGAGACACAGTTCAACAGAAAGTGAGGAATCTTCTAAATCTAGTGATGAGGATCAAAGATCTGCCGAGAGAAGTCGTTCTCTAGTAAGATCTGCAACACCCAGAAGGTCAGCATCCCCAATGCGAAGGGTTCAAATAGGAAAAGCTGGACCCCGCAGAGCCGCTGCATTAACTATCAAGAGCCTCAATTATTTTCCTGGCAGAGAGAGGCCAATATCGTTTAGAGATGCTGCTGAAAATGACTTTGAAGGGGAAGTATTTGAACTGCCCAATAAAAAGTCAGAAATTGATGTCAAGAGGATAACTGTACAAGATGCCATCAGTCTTTTTGAAAGCAAACAGCGGGATCAAACTACAGATGTTCAGAAGAGGAAGTCATTAGTAGATGTTTCTGTTAGTACAAATAAATCTGTATTGAGAAGATGGAGTGCTGGTATGGGGGAAACCTCTGTTCAAGACCAGGCAGAACATGTTCCTGAAGATCCTGTTCCAGTGACTTCTAATGATGTGGTACATGCTGAGGCTCCTACAAATTCAGAAGTAGGAGTGGTGTCTGATTTTATTACCGAAAGTCacaataataatgataacaCTGATCCCGACGTAAAACCAGAAAGACAGGAAAATATAGGTTCTTTTGCTGCAGATAATCCAGATGAAACCAACCCAACAGTGAAAGGGGAAACTAACAAAAAGTTAGCAGCATCAGAAGAGTGGAATCAACGAAAGCAAGAAGAGTTCAaccaaattcttaaaaaaatggtcGAAAGCAAACCTGTTTTATTTGGGAAGTCCAAGCCCAGCAGAAACCAGAATATTTCATTTGAGCAGAGAGGAGGGTCTTATGATAATTATAAGGAAAAACGTGATGCAAAACTTCGAGGAGCAAAGGCTGGAAAACAAGTAGAAAAAGAAGCACAATTTCAACAAATGCAGCAACTACTCGATAAGAGGAAAGTTGAAATGCCCAAAAGTGTGAGTGCAAGTAAAAAAAGTTCTCCAAGGATGCCCCAAAATTCTCTTAGAAAATCAACTCCACCTGCAAATTCCACAAAGGAAACCTCTAAACCTTTAACTACGAAAAAAATATCATCTAGAACATCACCCATGCCTGCTACACGTAAGTCTTGGTCAGCAACACCTTCACCAAGGGCAGCTGGGACATCCCCTGCCAAAGTGCGTGGTGGAATTTCATCAGCTAACACCACCCCAACACGTCGTAAGCCAGTGTCAACAACATCTGTTCCCCAACCAACCTCCCAAAGGGAAAAATCTATGCCCTGGAACAGAAATGAGAAAGAAACTCAGACCAATAATGCCAGGAGCCTCAAAAGCATGGATGAGAAGCGGCAGCCAGCTGTCCCGAACAAGAACAAGGCAATCAAAGCAAAAGTGACGAAAGCTTCTGAAGAAGCCTCTGTTCCTTCAAAGACTAACATTGGTAACAAGGGAACCAAGAAAAGCAGTGTGGTGCCATTGGAATCGAAACCATTTCTACGCAAGGGTTCTCGAATGGGGCATGGAACTGCTGATCTTAACAAGAAAAAAGGTCCTCCTAAGATGGACAAATCTCAGAGAGAGAGTGCAGATCTTATTGAAGATCAAGAAAGTGAGTTGGTTGTCAATGCTTCTGACTTGGTCAGTCAGCATTCAGATGGGGACACAGTGACACCTATTCATCAGAATGCTGCTACAGAACCAGACCCACAGATACATAACCAACTGCAATGCAGTGAGACAGAAAACTTAGACCAAAATCCTACAGATGGTGAGGTCTTAACATACACAGAAGAGTCTTCCTTAAATATAAGGAATGAAGAATCAACCATATCACCTTCTGCCTGGGTGGAGACAGAAGAGGATCTGGAAATGCCCAAGCCATGTGAGGATGACACATTTCAGTCTGTATCTCTAGCCAATGCTGCTCCAGTGGGATCAGCTAGTCCTCGTGTTCGTCATTCTCTGTCACAGATGCTGCAAGAAGAAAGTAGTGAACCTGACACATGTGAGTGGGGAAATGCTGAGAATCCTCCTGCCATGATATACCAAAAAGATGCACCCAAAGGTTTTAaaagactcttgaaatttgctCGGAAGAGCAAGGGCGATGCAGGTTCCACTGGCTGGTCTAGCCCGTCTGTTTTTTCTGAAGGAGAGGATGATGCTGAGGaatttaaaaattctaataaaaggAATGCTGACAATCTACTGAGAAAGGCCGCACTCAATGTGAAAAGCTATGGACAACCAAAAAATTCAGTACATGAAGGATATGAAAGAAATTTAG GCAGAGATGATGGCAAGGGTTCTCACAAGATGCAAGACGGGCGTGATTTAGGTGCTGGTTCAACCACAAGAG CGTCAAGGTCATTCTTTTCTCTTTCAGCTTTTAGGGGAAGCAAGCCCTCCGAGTCAAAGTTTCATTAG
- the LOC114410197 gene encoding protein stum-like isoform X3, which yields MSQLEDSKKFHVSLYGKGNQDHLESGEKDGTYSSHGEAPTSKPEVNIVSSDASKNELLRAMDLRLTALSEKLVETFNKATGATCSPEDLSYLGKFSQHFDATNIEHSLCKFIELTQKSQDVGPLSKETTLHSCDVTKDDANKAVKTLQIAKPLPSDTPVKYGVSPAKAAQVERHSSTESEESSKSSDEDQRSAERSRSLVRSATPRRSASPMRRVQIGKAGPRRAAALTIKSLNYFPGRERPISFRDAAENDFEGEVFELPNKKSEIDVKRITVQDAISLFESKQRDQTTDVQKRKSLVDVSVSTNKSVLRRWSAGMGETSVQDQAEHVPEDPVPVTSNDVVHAEAPTNSEVGVVSDFITESHNNNDNTDPDVKPERQENIGSFAADNPDETNPTVKGETNKKLAASEEWNQRKQEEFNQILKKMVESKPVLFGKSKPSRNQNISFEQRGGSYDNYKEKRDAKLRGAKAGKQVEKEAQFQQMQQLLDKRKVEMPKSVSASKKSSPRMPQNSLRKSTPPANSTKETSKPLTTKKISSRTSPMPATRKSWSATPSPRAAGTSPAKVRGGISSANTTPTRRKPVSTTSVPQPTSQREKSMPWNRNEKETQTNNARSLKSMDEKRQPAVPNKNKAIKAKVTKASEEASVPSKTNIGNKGTKKSSVVPLESKPFLRKGSRMGHGTADLNKKKGPPKMDKSQRESADLIEDQESELVVNASDLVSQHSDGDTVTPIHQNAATEPDPQIHNQLQCSETENLDQNPTDGEVLTYTEESSLNIRNEESTISPSAWVETEEDLEMPKPCEDDTFQSVSLANAAPVGSASPRVRHSLSQMLQEESSEPDTCEWGNAENPPAMIYQKDAPKGFKRLLKFARKSKGDAGSTGWSSPSVFSEGEDDAEEFKNSNKRNADNLLRKAALNVKSYGQPKNSVHEGYERNLDFCHAAGRDDGKGSHKMQDGRDLGAGSTTRASRSFFSLSAFRGSKPSESKFH from the exons ATGTCTCAGTTGGAGGATTCAAAGAAATTTCATGTTTCTTTGTATGGGAAG GGCAATCAGGATCATCTTGAAAGTGGGGAAAAAG ATGGTACTTATAGCTCTCATGGTGAAGCACCAACCTCCAAA CCTGAAGTTAACATTGTGTCATCCGATGCTTCAAA GAATGAATTGTTACGAGCAATGGATCTAAGACTAACAGCTTTGAGCGAGAAGTTAGTTGAAACTTTTAACAAGGCCACTGGTGCTACATGCTCCCCTGAAGATCTGAGTTATTTAGGAAAATTTTCTCAACATTTTGATGCCACTAATATAGA GCATTCTTTATGCAAGTTTATAGAACTTACCCAAAAGAGCCAGGATGTTGGTCCCCTGAGCAAAGAAACAACCTTGCACTCATGTGATGTGACCAAAGATGATGCAAACAAGGCCGTCAAAACCCTGCAGATTGCAAAACCATTACCTTCAGATACACCAGTTAAGTATGGTGTTTCACCAGCAAAAGCGGCCCAAGTTGAGAGACACAGTTCAACAGAAAGTGAGGAATCTTCTAAATCTAGTGATGAGGATCAAAGATCTGCCGAGAGAAGTCGTTCTCTAGTAAGATCTGCAACACCCAGAAGGTCAGCATCCCCAATGCGAAGGGTTCAAATAGGAAAAGCTGGACCCCGCAGAGCCGCTGCATTAACTATCAAGAGCCTCAATTATTTTCCTGGCAGAGAGAGGCCAATATCGTTTAGAGATGCTGCTGAAAATGACTTTGAAGGGGAAGTATTTGAACTGCCCAATAAAAAGTCAGAAATTGATGTCAAGAGGATAACTGTACAAGATGCCATCAGTCTTTTTGAAAGCAAACAGCGGGATCAAACTACAGATGTTCAGAAGAGGAAGTCATTAGTAGATGTTTCTGTTAGTACAAATAAATCTGTATTGAGAAGATGGAGTGCTGGTATGGGGGAAACCTCTGTTCAAGACCAGGCAGAACATGTTCCTGAAGATCCTGTTCCAGTGACTTCTAATGATGTGGTACATGCTGAGGCTCCTACAAATTCAGAAGTAGGAGTGGTGTCTGATTTTATTACCGAAAGTCacaataataatgataacaCTGATCCCGACGTAAAACCAGAAAGACAGGAAAATATAGGTTCTTTTGCTGCAGATAATCCAGATGAAACCAACCCAACAGTGAAAGGGGAAACTAACAAAAAGTTAGCAGCATCAGAAGAGTGGAATCAACGAAAGCAAGAAGAGTTCAaccaaattcttaaaaaaatggtcGAAAGCAAACCTGTTTTATTTGGGAAGTCCAAGCCCAGCAGAAACCAGAATATTTCATTTGAGCAGAGAGGAGGGTCTTATGATAATTATAAGGAAAAACGTGATGCAAAACTTCGAGGAGCAAAGGCTGGAAAACAAGTAGAAAAAGAAGCACAATTTCAACAAATGCAGCAACTACTCGATAAGAGGAAAGTTGAAATGCCCAAAAGTGTGAGTGCAAGTAAAAAAAGTTCTCCAAGGATGCCCCAAAATTCTCTTAGAAAATCAACTCCACCTGCAAATTCCACAAAGGAAACCTCTAAACCTTTAACTACGAAAAAAATATCATCTAGAACATCACCCATGCCTGCTACACGTAAGTCTTGGTCAGCAACACCTTCACCAAGGGCAGCTGGGACATCCCCTGCCAAAGTGCGTGGTGGAATTTCATCAGCTAACACCACCCCAACACGTCGTAAGCCAGTGTCAACAACATCTGTTCCCCAACCAACCTCCCAAAGGGAAAAATCTATGCCCTGGAACAGAAATGAGAAAGAAACTCAGACCAATAATGCCAGGAGCCTCAAAAGCATGGATGAGAAGCGGCAGCCAGCTGTCCCGAACAAGAACAAGGCAATCAAAGCAAAAGTGACGAAAGCTTCTGAAGAAGCCTCTGTTCCTTCAAAGACTAACATTGGTAACAAGGGAACCAAGAAAAGCAGTGTGGTGCCATTGGAATCGAAACCATTTCTACGCAAGGGTTCTCGAATGGGGCATGGAACTGCTGATCTTAACAAGAAAAAAGGTCCTCCTAAGATGGACAAATCTCAGAGAGAGAGTGCAGATCTTATTGAAGATCAAGAAAGTGAGTTGGTTGTCAATGCTTCTGACTTGGTCAGTCAGCATTCAGATGGGGACACAGTGACACCTATTCATCAGAATGCTGCTACAGAACCAGACCCACAGATACATAACCAACTGCAATGCAGTGAGACAGAAAACTTAGACCAAAATCCTACAGATGGTGAGGTCTTAACATACACAGAAGAGTCTTCCTTAAATATAAGGAATGAAGAATCAACCATATCACCTTCTGCCTGGGTGGAGACAGAAGAGGATCTGGAAATGCCCAAGCCATGTGAGGATGACACATTTCAGTCTGTATCTCTAGCCAATGCTGCTCCAGTGGGATCAGCTAGTCCTCGTGTTCGTCATTCTCTGTCACAGATGCTGCAAGAAGAAAGTAGTGAACCTGACACATGTGAGTGGGGAAATGCTGAGAATCCTCCTGCCATGATATACCAAAAAGATGCACCCAAAGGTTTTAaaagactcttgaaatttgctCGGAAGAGCAAGGGCGATGCAGGTTCCACTGGCTGGTCTAGCCCGTCTGTTTTTTCTGAAGGAGAGGATGATGCTGAGGaatttaaaaattctaataaaaggAATGCTGACAATCTACTGAGAAAGGCCGCACTCAATGTGAAAAGCTATGGACAACCAAAAAATTCAGTACATGAAGGATATGAAAGAAATTTAG ATTTTTGCCATGCTGCAGGCAGAGATGATGGCAAGGGTTCTCACAAGATGCAAGACGGGCGTGATTTAGGTGCTGGTTCAACCACAAGAG CGTCAAGGTCATTCTTTTCTCTTTCAGCTTTTAGGGGAAGCAAGCCCTCCGAGTCAAAGTTTCATTAG